One Gossypium hirsutum isolate 1008001.06 chromosome A11, Gossypium_hirsutum_v2.1, whole genome shotgun sequence genomic window carries:
- the LOC107886703 gene encoding uncharacterized protein, whose protein sequence is MGLALNKIDKHWDNNRSLNQHMNDLKRKVMELNGVKEDIDSRMKAELQPRKKLKTEVQIWLENVERINGEVQKLNEQIGESSTLTRGFHADDVLKRTREVGELIQQGKFEEDLVVDNPHGLDRFCLQQDYRVKVQRPVWKRFGSA, encoded by the coding sequence ATGGGATTAGCTCTGAATAAGATTGATAAACACTGGGACAATAACAGAAGCCTTAATCAGCATATGAATGACCTGAAAAGGAAAGTAATGGAATTGAATGGTGTGAAGGAAGATATAGATTCTAGAATGAAAGCAGAGCTGCAGCCTAGAAAGAAACTCAAGACGGAGGTCCAGATATGGTTGGAAAACGTTGAAAGAATCAATGGCGAAGTTCAAAAACTTAATGAACAAATCGGTGAAAGCAGTACTCTTACACGTGGATTTCATGCGGACGATGTGTTAAAGAGGACAAGAGAAGTTGGGGAACTTATTCAACAAGGCAAATTTGAGGAAGATTTGGTGGTTGACAATCCTCATGGATTGGACAGGTTTTGTCTACAACAAGATTATCGGGTGAAGGTACAAAGGCCTGTATGGAAGAGATTTGGAAGTGCTTGA
- the LOC107955493 gene encoding probable disease resistance protein At4g27220 → MLHANHLSTIILDDLWQEVPLDKVGIPEQSSGSKLVLTCRKMSCRAIKVKPLVEEESWKLFSEKVGRGILNIPEVEPIAKKIVERCAGLPLGVITVASCMKDIDDLYEWRNALKELSDRKKSVNGLEEEVFQQLRFSYDRLKDPKLQHCFLSCALYPEDWEIEERELVQLWIAEGLVEEMDSRQAEFDRGRAIMNRLLNNCLLEDFSKWGDRRQVKMHDLVRDMALHITSEKPRFFVKAGMGLREPPNVQEWSEDLEKVSLMWNRKLEFLYPLEMSPPKCPMLTTLLLSGCDIQSIPEGFFSHTDGLKVLDLSFNLIESLPNSISNLKNLTALLLGNCRRLKYVPSLSNLRALKELDLLGIAIKEVPQGMQNLSSLKFLKLYSWNIDEIPNGIFPRPSCLQVLEVHQALIGGKEVAELKKLEYFEGRFYDFHNFDMYVHAFHVREEPHGYLIIVGERGRHGEIYSSKTIVLRVGSVYPNQIMLPRHIEELIVCDSSFESHEEEYPIFSRFFLTSLRNFPFLKILYISNVKYTKRLFSPNCVPPNLEQLKVSDCNQLEEIIASEERGRVTMEFCLPRLKKMTLCSLPELKSICSVDAVMICESLEWLDVISCPESKRLFSPNCVLPNLEQLEVSKCDQLEEILASEERGRVTMEFCLPRLKKMTLCSLPELKSI, encoded by the coding sequence ATGCTGCATGCTAACCACCTTTCAACAATCATCTTGGATGACCTATGGCAGGAGGTTCCCCTTGACAAGGTAGGAATTCCTGAGCAATCTAGTGGGAGTAAATTAGTGTTGACGTGTCGAAAAATGAGTTGTAGAGCAATTAAAGTGAAGCCTTTGGTGGAAGAAGAGTCGTGGAAGCTGTTCTCGGAGAAGGTGGGTCGGGGTATTCTAAATATTCCAGAAGTGGAACCAATTGCTAAAAAGATTGTTGAGCGCTGTGCGGGTTTACCCTTGGGAGTAATTACTGTAGCTTCTTGTATGAAGGACATTGATGACCTTTATGAATGGAGGAATGCACTAAAGGAACTAAGTGATCGCAAAAAAAGTGTTAATGGATTGGAAGAAGAGGTGTTCCAGCAGTTGCGATTTAGTTATGATCGTTTGAAGGATCCAAAACTTCAACATTGTTTCCTCAGTTGTGCATTATATCCTGAAGAttgggaaattgaggagagagaGCTTGTTCAACTTTGGATTGCAGAAGGGCTTGTGGAAGAAATGGATAGCAGGCAGGCAGAGTTTGACAGGGGTCGTGCAATAATGAATAGACTCTTAAACAATTGTTTGTTAGAAGATTTTTCTAAATGGGGCGATAGAAGACAGGTAAAGATGCATGATCTTGTAAGGGATATGGCATTACATATCACAAGTGAGAAACCTCGATTTTTTGTAAAAGCAGGCATGGGATTAAGGGAGCCACCAAATGTGCAAGAATGGAGTGAGGATTTGGAGAAGGTTTCATTGATGTGGAATCGGAAGTTAGAATTTCTGTATCCTTTGGAAATGTCACCACCAAAGTGTCCGATGCTCACAACATTGTTGCTGTCTGGTTGTGATATACAGAGTATTCCGGAAGGTTTCTTCAGCCATACGGATGGACTCAAGGTTCTTGATCTTTCTTTTAATCTTATTGAGAGTCTCCCAAATTCCATATCAAATTTGAAGAATCTCACTGCGTTGTTGCTTGGTAATTGTCGTCGTTTAAAGTATGTGCCATCATTGTCAAATCTTCGAGCTTTAAAGGAGTTGGATCTTTTAGGAATAGCTATCAAGGAAGTCCCTCAAGGAATGCAAAACTTGTCGAGCCTCAAGTTCCTGAAACTATATAGTTGGAACATAGATGAGATCCCGAATGGAATATTCCCCAGACCTTCTTGCCTTCAAGTATTGGAGGTTCATCAAGCGCTCATAGGTGGGAAAGAGGTTGCTGAGTTGAAGAAATTGGAATACTTTGAAGGGCGGTTTTACGACTTTCACAACTTCGACATGTATGTCCATGCTTTTCATGTTCGAGAAGAGCCTCATGGATACTTAATCATTGTGGGTGAAAGAGGAAGGCATGGGGAAATTTATTCATCAAAAACGATTGTATTACGGGTTGGTAGTGTCTATCCCAATCAGATTATGCTTCCACGTCACATTGAGGAATTGATTGTCTGTGATTCCTCTTTCGAGTCTCATGAAGAAGAATACCCGATTTTCTCCAGGTTTTTCCTAACTTCACTTCGCAACTTTCCCTTTCTTAAAATTCTTTATATAAGTAATGTAAAATATACGAAAAGGTTGTTCTCTCCAAACTGTGTGCCGCCAAATTTAGAACAGCTTAAGGTTTCGGATTGTAACCAACTGGAGGAAATAATAGCATCAGAGGAAAGAGGAAGGGTTACCATGGAATTTTGTCTTCCACGATTAAAGAAAATGACATTGTGTTCTTTACCTGAATTGAAGAGCATTTGCAGTGTTGATGCAGTAATGATTTGTGAATCTCTTGAATGGCTTGATGTAATATCTTGTCCGGAATCAAAAAGGTTGTTCTCTCCAAACTGTGTGCTGCCAAATTTAGAACAGCTCGAGGTTTCGAAATGTGACCAACTGGAGGAAATATTAGCATCAGAGGAAAGAGGAAGGGTTACCATGGAATTTTGTCTTCCACGATTAAAGAAAATGACATTGTGTTCTTTACCTGAATTGAAGAGCATTTGA